In Kangiella profundi, one DNA window encodes the following:
- the glnD gene encoding [protein-PII] uridylyltransferase has translation MASPDKYNYLPKAAELFKGSDASDPVARLKSYKGYLQAGLDALVRQFQKGTSINQLLKARSALLDHILISSWQQFQVNGHSALVAVGGYGREELQPYSDLDILVLLSEDSNSEHTQELESWLAFLWDIGLEVGHSVRTVSQCEELARTDISVATNLIESRFLCGENNLFKDLLRVVKSDTFWPSEQFFRAKVSEQRARHAKFKDTSFNLEPNIKSNPGGLRDLQVMQWITLKHFKTSSLHDLIAHGIFTRREYKSLINHQQYLNRVRFALHVLCDKREDRLLFEHQKKVAEWLGYEDDDHKLAVEHMMQRYYRAVMSIRNLNELFIQVFEQEHLRPDERQKVIDLDDDFYIYKGRIGANDPDLFYKKPHCLIKIFRHISLHPEIHEIEARTLRIIRSSQQIVNEQYRNDPINISFFKEFLSTKQLTSRGFALMKRTNILGSLIPLFAKIEGQMQFDLFHAYTVDEHTLFLLRHIIRYNKPEFQQEFPLCSKIMKTLVDPTPLYLAAIFHDIGKGRGGDHSELGAIDALEYTQSIGLEPHICELVSWLVKNHLIMSLVAQRKDISDPNIIETFAKQIPSILHLELLYVLTVSDIRATNPTLWNSWKESLLKELFLATKQYLTQSTPRANQSEMVQDTRQQVLEQFGKVGDSIEPIRELLEELGDEYLLRYHPEQIIWQTEQLMSQPELPYVAIKNHRSQAGTEVFIAIEDQRDLFAAITALLSQNHLNIQAATLYTSPKGLCLDTFIVLDEQGHPLSYERRIQEIRDNLIDGLSDLEHRKLDVTRAVPSRLKHFNVKTRIAFSYDEKSNLTTLEITALDRPALLAKLGQAFMDCELKVHSAKIVTLGERVEDTFTLSRRNNQPLKDKAELKQVKQKILEAIAG, from the coding sequence GTGGCCAGTCCTGATAAATACAATTACCTACCGAAAGCAGCAGAGCTATTTAAAGGAAGCGATGCCAGCGATCCAGTAGCACGCCTTAAAAGCTATAAAGGCTACTTACAGGCTGGTCTTGATGCGCTGGTTAGGCAATTCCAGAAAGGCACCAGTATTAACCAGCTTTTGAAAGCTCGCAGTGCTCTGCTCGATCACATCCTGATTTCCAGTTGGCAACAGTTTCAGGTCAATGGCCATTCGGCTTTAGTTGCGGTAGGTGGCTATGGTCGAGAAGAATTACAGCCCTACTCGGATCTCGACATCCTGGTTCTATTAAGCGAAGACTCTAATTCTGAACACACTCAGGAACTGGAGTCATGGCTTGCGTTTCTATGGGATATTGGCCTGGAAGTGGGTCACAGTGTTAGAACGGTCAGCCAATGCGAAGAGCTTGCACGTACCGATATCTCAGTAGCAACCAATTTGATTGAATCACGATTCCTGTGCGGTGAAAATAATCTGTTCAAAGATTTGCTAAGAGTCGTTAAATCAGACACTTTCTGGCCCTCGGAGCAATTTTTCAGAGCCAAGGTCAGCGAGCAGCGTGCTCGCCATGCTAAGTTCAAGGACACTTCCTTTAACCTTGAGCCGAATATCAAATCTAATCCGGGTGGACTGCGTGATTTACAGGTGATGCAGTGGATTACGCTCAAACATTTTAAAACTAGCAGTTTGCATGACCTGATTGCACATGGCATTTTCACTCGTCGCGAATATAAAAGTCTGATTAATCACCAGCAGTACTTAAACCGTGTTCGATTTGCATTACACGTACTGTGTGACAAGCGGGAAGATCGGCTTTTATTTGAGCATCAGAAAAAAGTCGCAGAGTGGCTTGGTTACGAAGATGATGACCATAAGCTTGCGGTTGAGCATATGATGCAGCGTTATTATCGCGCTGTTATGTCGATTCGAAATTTGAACGAACTATTCATTCAGGTTTTTGAACAGGAACACTTGCGCCCAGACGAGCGTCAGAAAGTCATTGATCTTGATGATGATTTTTATATCTACAAAGGTCGCATTGGGGCCAACGATCCCGACCTGTTTTATAAGAAGCCTCACTGCCTGATCAAAATTTTCCGTCATATTTCACTGCATCCTGAGATTCATGAAATCGAAGCTCGTACGTTGCGGATCATTCGCTCCAGTCAGCAAATCGTTAATGAGCAATATCGTAACGATCCGATAAACATCAGCTTCTTCAAAGAGTTTTTATCAACCAAGCAATTAACCAGTCGTGGTTTTGCTTTAATGAAGCGCACCAATATTCTTGGCTCCCTGATTCCTCTTTTTGCCAAGATTGAAGGACAGATGCAGTTTGATCTGTTTCATGCCTACACGGTTGATGAGCACACTTTATTTCTACTTCGCCACATTATTCGCTACAACAAGCCAGAGTTTCAGCAGGAATTTCCTCTGTGCAGTAAGATTATGAAAACCTTGGTCGATCCTACACCGCTTTATCTGGCCGCCATTTTTCATGATATTGGCAAAGGTCGAGGTGGCGATCACTCTGAACTTGGGGCCATTGATGCGCTCGAATACACACAAAGTATCGGCCTTGAGCCTCATATCTGCGAACTGGTGTCATGGCTGGTCAAAAACCATCTAATTATGTCACTGGTTGCTCAACGCAAAGATATTAGCGATCCGAACATTATCGAAACCTTTGCCAAGCAGATACCATCCATTCTGCATCTTGAATTGCTTTATGTATTAACGGTTTCCGATATTCGTGCAACCAACCCAACACTATGGAACTCTTGGAAAGAGTCATTGCTGAAAGAATTGTTTTTAGCCACCAAGCAGTATCTGACTCAATCCACACCTCGCGCCAACCAAAGCGAAATGGTACAGGATACTCGCCAGCAGGTGCTGGAACAGTTTGGTAAGGTTGGCGACTCCATTGAGCCAATTCGAGAGTTGCTTGAAGAGCTTGGTGATGAATATTTGTTGCGTTACCACCCTGAGCAAATTATCTGGCAAACCGAACAGTTGATGTCGCAACCTGAACTTCCTTACGTTGCAATTAAGAATCACCGTTCACAGGCTGGCACCGAAGTATTTATCGCGATTGAGGATCAACGAGACCTGTTTGCCGCAATTACCGCCCTACTTAGTCAGAATCACCTGAATATTCAAGCTGCAACCTTATACACGTCGCCCAAGGGGTTATGCCTGGATACTTTCATTGTGCTTGATGAGCAAGGTCATCCTCTTTCTTATGAGCGACGTATTCAGGAAATTCGAGACAATCTAATTGATGGTCTGTCCGATCTCGAACACCGTAAACTCGACGTTACTCGCGCTGTTCCAAGCCGCCTGAAACATTTCAATGTCAAAACTCGTATAGCTTTTAGTTATGACGAAAAATCCAATTTGACCACATTGGAAATTACCGCTTTGGATCGCCCTGCACTTTTGGCAAAATTGGGGCAGGCCTTTATGGACTGCGAGTTAAAAGTCCACTCGGCCAAGATTGTGACCCTCGGTGAACGAGTTGAAGATACCTTTACCTTGAGTCGTCGTAATAATCAGCCTCTAAAAGATAAGGCTGAACTCAAACAAGTTAAGCAAAAAATATTAGAAGCCATTGCCGGCTAA
- the dapD gene encoding 2,3,4,5-tetrahydropyridine-2,6-dicarboxylate N-succinyltransferase, with protein MSLQTTIEQAFENRDQLSPASAPHEIKDAVGEALNLLDSGKARVAEKIDGDWVVHQWLKKAVLLSFRLNDNKVIDTGLAQFYDKVPMKYQNMTEEEFKAGGTRVVPHAIARHGSFIAKNVVLMPSYTNIGAYIDEGAMIDTWATVGSCAQIGKNVHLSGGAGIGGVLEPLQAGPTIIEDNCFIGARSEVVEGVIVEEGSVLSMGVFLGQSTKIYNRLTDEVTYGRVPAGSVVVPGSLPSDCGKYNLNCAVIVKQVDAKTRAKTSINDLLRMDKF; from the coding sequence ATGTCATTACAAACTACTATTGAACAAGCTTTTGAAAATCGCGATCAATTATCGCCAGCTTCAGCACCACATGAAATTAAAGATGCAGTAGGCGAAGCACTAAACCTGCTCGACTCAGGTAAAGCTCGAGTTGCTGAAAAGATTGACGGCGACTGGGTTGTTCATCAATGGCTAAAAAAAGCTGTACTCCTATCATTTCGTTTGAATGACAATAAAGTGATTGATACTGGTCTTGCTCAGTTCTATGACAAGGTTCCGATGAAATATCAGAATATGACTGAAGAAGAATTCAAGGCCGGCGGTACGCGAGTTGTTCCGCATGCCATTGCACGTCATGGCTCTTTTATTGCTAAAAATGTTGTCTTGATGCCAAGCTATACTAACATTGGTGCTTACATCGATGAAGGCGCCATGATTGACACCTGGGCGACAGTAGGTTCTTGCGCGCAAATTGGTAAAAACGTACACCTTTCCGGAGGCGCTGGCATCGGTGGTGTCTTAGAGCCATTGCAAGCTGGGCCTACCATTATTGAAGATAACTGCTTTATCGGCGCACGCTCTGAAGTTGTCGAAGGCGTTATTGTTGAAGAAGGCTCTGTACTTTCTATGGGCGTTTTCCTGGGTCAAAGTACAAAAATCTATAACCGCCTGACCGATGAAGTAACTTACGGTCGCGTTCCAGCTGGCTCTGTTGTTGTACCGGGCAGCCTACCGTCAGATTGTGGAAAATATAATCTGAATTGCGCGGTTATCGTGAAGCAAGTTGATGCCAAAACTCGAGCTAAAACCAGCATCAATGACCTTTTACGCATGGATAAATTTTAA
- a CDS encoding Spx/MgsR family RNA polymerase-binding regulatory protein, whose amino-acid sequence MSQTIKIYGIPNCDTVRKAVKWLEANDINHEFIDYRKNPLPRKEIESWDKAIGWETFLNKRSTAWKPLEQPVKDNIDRDSALELMLDKVTLIKRPVLVLKDGNKLDVHLGFKPEQYQAIFN is encoded by the coding sequence ATGAGTCAGACAATCAAAATCTATGGCATCCCAAATTGTGATACTGTGCGTAAGGCGGTTAAATGGCTTGAAGCTAACGATATTAACCATGAGTTTATCGACTATCGTAAGAATCCTTTACCGAGGAAAGAAATTGAGAGCTGGGATAAGGCCATTGGTTGGGAGACTTTTTTGAATAAGAGAAGTACCGCTTGGAAACCTCTTGAGCAGCCAGTGAAAGATAATATCGATCGTGACTCAGCTCTGGAGCTAATGCTGGATAAAGTTACTCTTATCAAGCGTCCTGTTCTGGTCTTAAAAGATGGTAACAAACTTGATGTTCATCTGGGTTTTAAACCCGAACAATATCAAGCGATTTTCAACTAA
- the dapE gene encoding succinyl-diaminopimelate desuccinylase, protein MSETLTLSKDLINRPSVTPEDAGCQQMMMQYLEALDFNNEIMNFEDTSNFWSLRQGKTEGPVFVFAGHTDVVPAGPLENWHTPPFKATEKEGYLYGRGASDMKSSLAAMLVATKRFVKDYPEHNGSIGFLITSDEEGPFINGTVRVIEELMKRNQPLDYCVVGEPSSSEQFGDVIKNGRRGSLTGFLTIKGTQGHVAYPHLADNAIHKSLKALDELAHTEWDQGNEFFPATSFQIAIIKAGTAGNVIPGEKYVEFNFRYSTETTHQELQQKVTALLDKYNLEYDLTWKLNGEPFLTDHGHLLTAARNAIRAVCQINTAPLTTGGTSDGRFIAKTGAEIVEIGPVNKTIHQINECVKIEDLDKLTEVYYQILVELLATPKTL, encoded by the coding sequence ATGAGCGAAACGCTGACACTCAGTAAAGATCTTATCAATCGACCTTCGGTGACTCCGGAAGATGCTGGTTGTCAGCAAATGATGATGCAATATCTTGAAGCTCTCGATTTCAATAATGAAATTATGAACTTTGAAGATACCAGTAACTTCTGGTCATTACGACAGGGCAAAACAGAAGGCCCAGTTTTTGTTTTCGCTGGTCACACCGATGTAGTTCCTGCTGGACCATTAGAAAACTGGCACACTCCTCCCTTTAAAGCCACAGAAAAGGAAGGCTATCTGTATGGGCGTGGTGCTTCTGATATGAAATCCAGTTTGGCTGCCATGCTGGTTGCAACTAAACGTTTCGTTAAGGATTACCCAGAACACAATGGTTCGATTGGTTTTCTGATTACCAGTGACGAAGAAGGCCCTTTTATTAATGGCACGGTTCGAGTGATTGAAGAACTGATGAAGCGCAATCAACCGCTTGATTATTGCGTGGTGGGTGAACCGTCCAGCAGCGAACAGTTTGGTGATGTCATAAAGAACGGGCGGCGTGGCTCATTAACTGGATTCTTAACCATCAAGGGCACGCAAGGTCATGTGGCCTATCCCCATCTGGCAGATAATGCTATTCATAAGTCGCTTAAGGCACTGGATGAGTTGGCACATACCGAGTGGGATCAGGGTAACGAATTCTTCCCAGCAACCAGTTTCCAGATTGCCATTATAAAAGCCGGTACTGCTGGTAATGTGATTCCAGGCGAAAAATACGTCGAATTTAATTTCCGCTATTCTACAGAAACCACTCACCAAGAATTGCAACAGAAAGTCACTGCTCTTCTGGATAAATACAACCTTGAGTACGACCTTACCTGGAAACTCAATGGCGAACCTTTTTTGACTGACCATGGCCATTTACTAACAGCAGCCCGTAATGCTATCAGGGCAGTTTGCCAAATCAACACCGCACCACTTACAACTGGTGGCACTTCTGATGGCCGCTTTATCGCCAAAACCGGTGCAGAAATTGTAGAAATTGGTCCGGTCAATAAAACCATTCATCAAATCAACGAGTGCGTTAAGATTGAAGACCTCGATAAACTCACTGAAGTCTATTATCAAATTCTGGTAGAGTTATTGGCAACGCCAAAGACTTTATAA
- a CDS encoding M15 family metallopeptidase, whose translation MMTAEQIIGLNQDHLLHIADNSELLGQKFQCHHEALVPIAKLIRRSEQDGIPMRIISSYRSFEHQLTIWNKKYYQEVTLNLRDGSTVNSQDLDGQERVNAILHYSALPGASRHHWGTDFDVFDASAIDMGHDVELTEQEFAKQGPCASLNDWLEDHLSEYQFFKPYAQDIGGVACEPWHISYQPIADKALEEFPLELLRQTLEQSDIGGKQFIMPKLDALVRKYVMKICKAE comes from the coding sequence ATGATGACAGCAGAACAGATTATCGGTCTGAATCAGGATCATCTGCTGCATATCGCTGACAACAGTGAATTGCTGGGCCAAAAGTTTCAATGTCATCACGAAGCCTTAGTGCCTATTGCAAAGCTCATTCGACGTTCCGAACAGGATGGCATTCCTATGCGTATCATTAGCAGCTATCGCTCGTTCGAACATCAGCTAACTATCTGGAATAAAAAATATTATCAGGAAGTAACACTGAATCTGCGCGACGGTTCCACTGTCAACTCTCAGGATCTTGATGGGCAGGAAAGAGTCAACGCCATACTTCACTATTCAGCATTACCTGGAGCCAGCCGACACCATTGGGGAACTGACTTTGATGTGTTTGACGCAAGTGCCATTGACATGGGACATGACGTCGAACTTACTGAACAGGAGTTTGCTAAGCAAGGGCCATGCGCGAGTCTCAACGATTGGCTCGAAGACCATTTAAGTGAGTACCAGTTTTTCAAACCTTACGCACAGGATATTGGCGGTGTAGCCTGCGAGCCTTGGCATATCAGTTATCAGCCGATTGCTGATAAAGCACTGGAAGAATTTCCCCTAGAGCTTTTAAGACAGACATTAGAACAATCTGACATAGGTGGAAAACAGTTCATTATGCCCAAGCTTGATGCTCTGGTGCGTAAATATGTTATGAAAATCTGCAAGGCCGAGTAG
- a CDS encoding SLC13 family permease, with protein sequence MQQQLRPIALFFGPALAALVYFLMSSSGFTHPASITAAIASLCAIWWIFEPIPIPATSLIPIAAFPAFDVLSAKQVAEAYGHWLILLLMGGFILSTALEKSGTHKRLALGMIRLVGSHSEKRIVFGFMVASAALSMWISNTATTLMLLPVAMAIIQCGPDNENTRKFAIALLLGLGYAANIGGVGTPIGTPPNLLFMNFYAQATGEVISFIDWMMWALPIVILFVPLMWLWLTRKLKAHQSYDLPPVGKWRPEEKRTMAVFTVVALLWILRTGPFGGWSELLGLEHANDASVALLGVIAMFMIPNGKGCKLLDWETANRIPWGVLLLFAGGIAIASAFTASGLSEIIGNSMGFLTNLPPLLLIVSICLIVTFITELTSNTATAALLMPILAAAGVAADMDPAILMFPAAISASCAFMLPVATGPNAVIFSSNKLSVELMVRNGFILNLIGAGIITLVVYFLVGH encoded by the coding sequence ATGCAACAACAGTTACGACCTATTGCTTTATTTTTCGGGCCGGCACTCGCTGCTCTGGTTTACTTTTTAATGAGTAGCTCTGGCTTTACCCATCCAGCTTCAATTACTGCAGCAATTGCTTCACTCTGCGCAATCTGGTGGATTTTTGAGCCTATCCCCATTCCGGCAACGTCCTTAATCCCTATCGCTGCCTTTCCCGCATTCGATGTCCTCAGTGCCAAACAGGTTGCTGAAGCCTATGGACATTGGCTCATTCTGTTATTGATGGGTGGTTTTATCTTATCAACGGCTCTGGAAAAGAGCGGAACTCATAAAAGGCTTGCGCTGGGCATGATCCGATTAGTAGGCTCACATTCGGAAAAACGGATTGTGTTTGGCTTTATGGTTGCCAGCGCTGCTTTAAGCATGTGGATTTCAAACACCGCCACCACATTAATGCTACTACCCGTTGCAATGGCCATCATCCAGTGTGGGCCTGACAATGAGAACACCCGAAAATTTGCCATAGCCCTGTTACTCGGTCTTGGTTATGCCGCCAATATTGGCGGTGTTGGAACTCCGATTGGCACACCACCGAATCTGCTATTTATGAACTTCTACGCGCAAGCGACCGGGGAAGTCATCAGCTTTATCGACTGGATGATGTGGGCTCTGCCCATTGTAATTTTGTTTGTGCCTCTTATGTGGTTATGGCTAACTCGTAAACTAAAGGCACATCAGAGCTATGATCTGCCACCAGTAGGTAAGTGGCGTCCCGAAGAAAAGCGTACCATGGCAGTGTTTACAGTGGTCGCCCTACTTTGGATTTTACGGACCGGCCCATTTGGTGGTTGGAGCGAATTGCTTGGGCTTGAACACGCAAACGATGCCTCAGTTGCTCTGCTTGGGGTTATAGCCATGTTTATGATCCCTAATGGAAAAGGCTGCAAGCTTCTGGACTGGGAGACAGCCAACAGGATTCCGTGGGGAGTGCTGTTACTATTTGCTGGTGGAATTGCCATCGCATCCGCGTTTACTGCATCAGGACTGAGCGAAATTATAGGTAACTCAATGGGCTTCCTGACGAATTTACCGCCTCTTTTATTGATAGTCTCAATTTGCCTGATCGTTACCTTTATTACCGAGCTGACCAGCAACACAGCAACTGCAGCATTACTGATGCCGATACTGGCCGCAGCAGGCGTTGCAGCGGATATGGACCCTGCAATCCTGATGTTCCCAGCAGCAATTAGCGCCAGTTGTGCCTTTATGCTGCCCGTTGCCACAGGCCCCAATGCTGTAATATTTTCCAGCAACAAACTCAGTGTCGAACTGATGGTTAGAAATGGTTTTATTTTGAATCTGATTGGCGCAGGGATCATTACCCTTGTGGTTTATTTCCTGGTCGGTCATTAG
- a CDS encoding enoyl-CoA hydratase, translating to MSEFVSSHIENKVLHIELSRTDKKNALTSDMYTALTKEFAEAKSNSDIHVVLFKGAKDCFCAGNDIADFLEQPVLDSGSPVLSFLKELYSFNKPIVAAVSGPAVGIGTTFLLHCDLVYATEQTYFSLPFVDLGLCPEAGSSYLLPRQIGYVRAAELLLLAEPFDAAKAKELGVINDIVEAENYWQFAQEKAEKLARKPAHALQVSRQLIRSNASMVGQAIEREARSFSELLKSDEAKAIFKKFLEK from the coding sequence ATGTCAGAATTTGTATCAAGCCATATTGAAAATAAAGTATTGCATATCGAGTTGAGCAGAACCGATAAAAAGAACGCCTTAACGTCAGATATGTATACGGCATTAACTAAAGAGTTTGCTGAAGCAAAGTCCAATTCAGATATCCATGTAGTGCTATTTAAAGGGGCTAAGGATTGTTTCTGTGCTGGTAATGACATTGCGGACTTCCTTGAACAACCGGTCCTCGATAGCGGCAGTCCGGTATTGTCGTTTCTAAAAGAACTTTACAGTTTTAACAAACCTATTGTAGCTGCAGTTTCTGGACCCGCAGTTGGCATTGGCACCACTTTCTTACTGCATTGTGATTTGGTCTATGCCACTGAACAGACGTATTTCAGTTTACCTTTTGTTGACCTAGGTCTGTGTCCTGAAGCTGGTTCCAGTTATTTGTTGCCACGTCAAATTGGTTATGTCAGAGCAGCGGAGTTACTATTACTCGCCGAACCGTTTGATGCTGCAAAAGCAAAAGAATTAGGTGTTATTAACGATATTGTCGAAGCAGAGAACTATTGGCAGTTTGCGCAGGAAAAAGCTGAAAAACTGGCAAGAAAACCAGCACATGCATTACAGGTCAGTCGCCAACTCATTCGTTCAAATGCTAGCATGGTAGGACAGGCCATTGAGCGAGAAGCCAGAAGTTTTTCTGAGTTATTGAAAAGTGACGAGGCCAAGGCTATTTTCAAAAAGTTTTTAGAGAAGTAG
- the dnaQ gene encoding DNA polymerase III subunit epsilon has translation MRQIVLDTETTGLEPSDGHRIIEIGCVELVNRKFTGNHYHQYLQPDREIDEGAIEVHGITNEFLADKPRFVDVVDEFLEFIEGAELVIHNAPFDVGFLDHELNLLDSSKGKLSDYCTVLDTLVLARQMHPGQRNSLDALCKRYDIDNSHRELHGALLDSEILADVYLRMTGGQTSLTLGRQSAANQQATETTIRRISSNRQPLKVIKASEQEAEAHLKKLESLNNAIWNQQEG, from the coding sequence ATGAGACAGATCGTATTAGATACAGAAACAACGGGTCTTGAACCCTCAGATGGCCATCGAATTATTGAGATTGGTTGTGTCGAACTTGTTAACCGAAAATTTACTGGTAATCACTATCATCAATATCTACAGCCTGATCGAGAGATTGATGAAGGCGCCATTGAGGTTCATGGCATCACTAACGAATTCCTGGCTGATAAACCAAGGTTTGTTGATGTTGTTGATGAGTTTCTCGAGTTTATCGAAGGCGCTGAGCTGGTTATTCACAACGCTCCCTTTGACGTCGGTTTTTTGGATCATGAGCTAAATTTGCTTGATAGCAGCAAAGGGAAACTTTCCGATTATTGTACGGTGCTGGATACGTTGGTTTTAGCTAGACAAATGCATCCGGGCCAGCGAAACAGCCTGGATGCTCTGTGTAAGCGCTATGATATTGATAATAGTCATCGTGAGCTACACGGCGCATTGCTGGATTCTGAAATTCTGGCCGATGTTTATTTGAGAATGACCGGCGGTCAAACTAGCCTAACCTTGGGACGTCAGAGCGCAGCAAATCAACAAGCCACAGAAACAACCATTCGACGTATTTCCAGCAACCGACAGCCACTGAAAGTCATAAAAGCCAGCGAACAAGAAGCTGAGGCGCACTTGAAGAAACTGGAGTCACTTAATAATGCCATCTGGAATCAACAGGAAGGATAG
- the rnhA gene encoding ribonuclease HI, whose product MKKVEIYTDGACKGNPGPGGWGALLRYGKHEKHLFGGELNTTNNRMELMAAIEALKALKGKCQVELTTDSVYVKNGINQWLENWKAKGWKTANKKPVKNQDLWQELDQQVARHQVSWHWVKGHSGHAENEIADELANKGVEKVLRTAGV is encoded by the coding sequence GTGAAAAAAGTAGAAATTTATACAGACGGTGCCTGTAAGGGCAATCCCGGCCCTGGCGGATGGGGCGCCCTGTTGCGCTATGGTAAGCATGAGAAGCATCTGTTTGGTGGTGAGTTAAATACGACCAATAATCGAATGGAGCTGATGGCTGCAATTGAGGCTTTGAAGGCTTTAAAAGGTAAATGTCAGGTTGAACTGACTACCGACTCGGTCTATGTCAAAAATGGTATTAACCAGTGGCTGGAAAACTGGAAAGCCAAAGGTTGGAAGACTGCTAACAAAAAGCCGGTCAAGAATCAGGATTTATGGCAGGAACTGGATCAGCAGGTGGCACGACATCAGGTCAGCTGGCACTGGGTCAAAGGGCACAGTGGTCATGCAGAAAATGAAATTGCCGATGAGCTGGCCAATAAAGGCGTCGAAAAAGTACTGCGAACAGCAGGCGTATAA
- a CDS encoding methyltransferase domain-containing protein — protein sequence MTIKLSELSWPELPAGNRIRYIWQEWLQSHLEEYHGGYLLTLDSLTQCLSLPDNVFEQEIRLGKSLEHCVEADPEQLPFMTDSLQSVVISHALEYTENPSVLLGEIHRSLAPQGYLYALIYAPDNPWYWQGRLRLAHKRRNLPLHRYTLSRYTDWFNLLGFKTIEVETIGCPWWRGFKSFQRKSQMSKAWMSAPIAYMVKVQKKVSTMTPIRPLEENLSVAMAGKLANISTKQLDQVNN from the coding sequence ATGACGATAAAACTGTCTGAACTCAGTTGGCCAGAATTACCTGCTGGTAATCGGATTCGTTACATCTGGCAGGAGTGGTTACAAAGTCATCTGGAAGAATATCATGGCGGTTATTTGTTAACCCTTGACAGTCTGACTCAATGCCTAAGTCTTCCTGATAATGTCTTTGAGCAGGAAATTAGACTGGGCAAAAGCCTTGAACATTGTGTCGAGGCTGACCCAGAACAATTGCCGTTTATGACTGACTCCCTGCAAAGTGTGGTTATCAGTCATGCGCTTGAGTACACCGAAAATCCAAGCGTTTTACTTGGGGAGATACATCGCAGCCTGGCTCCCCAAGGGTATTTATATGCTCTAATTTACGCTCCGGATAATCCTTGGTACTGGCAGGGTAGATTGCGACTGGCACATAAGCGACGTAACTTGCCGCTTCATCGATATACACTGAGTCGTTATACGGATTGGTTCAATTTGCTGGGTTTTAAAACAATAGAAGTCGAAACCATTGGCTGCCCATGGTGGAGAGGCTTTAAAAGTTTCCAACGCAAAAGCCAGATGAGTAAGGCCTGGATGTCCGCACCGATAGCTTATATGGTAAAGGTGCAGAAAAAGGTCTCTACAATGACACCTATCAGGCCGCTGGAAGAAAATCTGTCGGTAGCAATGGCTGGCAAATTGGCAAACATATCAACGAAACAACTTGATCAAGTAAACAACTAG
- the gloB gene encoding hydroxyacylglutathione hydrolase: MLTRQMDSSKPVRIIPLKAFSDNYIWVIFSPDGKQVSVVDPGDSHPVIEFLEENDLKLNSILITHYHNDHIGGVQKLKDRYHCHVYASTHDNLSFTDTELDEGDHISLFGDAYQFSILRLPGHTMGHIGYYGQNLDGQNLIFCGDTLFRAGCGRMFEGTPEIFYHTLQKLAKLPANTLVYCTHEYTLANIAFAKTVEPNNTELLNLEEKCVQLREKNLETLPSTIESELNTNPFLRCSQATVIQAAEKATLKSLSDPVETFATIRQLKDNF, encoded by the coding sequence ATGCTAACCCGACAAATGGACTCAAGCAAGCCAGTGCGTATTATTCCTTTGAAAGCCTTCAGTGATAACTATATCTGGGTGATATTTTCTCCCGATGGTAAACAGGTATCAGTCGTTGACCCTGGAGATAGCCACCCAGTTATAGAGTTTCTTGAAGAGAACGACCTCAAACTCAACAGTATTCTCATCACTCACTATCATAATGACCATATTGGCGGTGTTCAAAAACTTAAAGACCGCTATCACTGCCATGTATATGCCTCTACACATGATAATTTAAGCTTTACCGATACGGAGCTTGATGAAGGCGACCATATCAGCTTGTTTGGTGATGCGTATCAGTTTTCCATCCTTCGTCTACCCGGCCATACCATGGGGCATATCGGCTACTATGGACAAAATCTTGATGGTCAGAACCTGATATTTTGTGGCGATACTCTATTTAGAGCAGGTTGTGGCCGAATGTTTGAGGGAACTCCCGAGATTTTTTACCACACTCTTCAGAAACTGGCGAAGCTTCCTGCCAATACTCTGGTTTACTGTACCCATGAATATACTTTGGCCAATATTGCATTCGCCAAAACCGTGGAGCCAAACAACACTGAGCTGTTAAATCTTGAAGAAAAGTGCGTGCAATTAAGGGAAAAGAATCTGGAAACCTTGCCGTCTACCATTGAAAGTGAACTGAATACCAACCCCTTTTTACGTTGCTCGCAAGCGACTGTGATACAGGCCGCAGAAAAGGCAACCCTTAAAAGTCTCTCTGATCCTGTGGAAACTTTTGCTACAATCAGACAACTAAAAGATAATTTTTAA